In one Trueperaceae bacterium genomic region, the following are encoded:
- a CDS encoding putative Ig domain-containing protein — MRHDRPCAPPRSRRAGLAAALAGLLALLFTLGGCAGELATKGEALRLLGGNLARGVVFEPYAATLNAVGGLRPYTFTLLTGSLPPGLVLDNGAIRGAPTEPGTFEVTVQVSDANLSRVSQSFTLQVVKAPEPRFVLDAPLTEVRSEVTLRARLEDARGVTGVRGLVTWDAERFALAETGPEAGGRGLGLVWQAAAGSLQVDVVGLGKELTGSPELFRFTLRPLTPPARVQATYTVEVVSSSADPDRRHDYLTGSVGGAPNPAVPAVETAPDVEPAPPHTEDEDAP, encoded by the coding sequence ATGCGACACGACCGACCCTGCGCCCCGCCGCGCAGCCGACGCGCCGGGCTCGCGGCCGCCCTCGCCGGCCTGCTGGCGCTGCTGTTCACCCTCGGCGGCTGCGCCGGCGAGCTCGCCACGAAGGGCGAGGCGCTGCGCCTCCTGGGCGGGAACCTCGCACGCGGCGTCGTCTTCGAACCGTACGCCGCCACGCTGAACGCGGTGGGGGGGCTGCGCCCCTACACGTTCACGCTGCTGACCGGCTCGCTACCCCCCGGCCTCGTCCTCGATAACGGCGCGATCAGGGGCGCGCCGACCGAGCCGGGCACGTTCGAGGTCACCGTTCAGGTCTCCGACGCCAACCTGTCGCGCGTCAGCCAGAGCTTCACGCTGCAGGTGGTGAAGGCGCCGGAACCGCGCTTCGTGCTGGACGCGCCGCTCACGGAGGTCCGCTCCGAGGTGACGCTGCGCGCGCGCCTGGAGGACGCGCGAGGCGTGACCGGCGTGCGCGGCCTCGTCACCTGGGACGCCGAGCGCTTCGCCCTCGCCGAGACCGGACCCGAGGCGGGCGGGCGGGGCCTCGGGTTGGTGTGGCAGGCCGCGGCGGGCAGTCTGCAGGTGGACGTCGTCGGGCTCGGCAAGGAACTGACGGGCAGCCCCGAACTGTTCCGGTTCACCCTCCGCCCGCTCACGCCCCCGGCGCGCGTGCAGGCGACTTACACGGTCGAGGTGGTGAGCTCGAGCGCGGACCCCGACCGGCGCCACGACTACCTGACCGGCAGCGTCGGCGGCGCGCCCAACCCGGCCGTCCCCGCGGTCGAGACCGCCCCCGACGTCGAACCCGCCCCACCCCACACCGAGGACGAGGACGCGCCGTGA